CCTCTGTCGGCATCTCATCAGATGCTCTCCTTGAGACTCGTTTCACCACTCAGCTATGTTCCCAACAGTGTTACCAGCACTGCCCTAATATTGTTGATCTATACTACAATTTGGCTTTAGCAGAAGGTGAGAGttgcttttatttttatattttatttgaactCTTTATTCCTTTGAAACATCACATAAGTTTAAACCCTTCATTTATCTCAATTCaatatccatgaaaaataaatagaatTACAAATGACAAATACGAGAAAACATTTGAAAATATTGAAGTATCATTCAATAATTTGTTGTATAGACTTTTACTACTCCATAATATCGTGACATGAATTGACATTTCTTCAACAGGAGTATTTTTACCAGATTTATGCAAGGCTCAACGGTTAAATACAAGGCGTTCCATGTTCCAACTTCTGAGCTCCGGCGCAGCGGCAGCCGCATCTGCTCCCGTTTCTTCAGCTTCAGCTCCATCTTCATCTTCTGTTGACTGCGCACCGCCTCCGATGTGATCATAAAATTTCCGGATTATTACATACATATATGTTTGTAATCTTATTCTTCAGTGACATTTGTATGCATGTATATAATTATATGTAGTACATCAAATGCGGCCTTTGTAAAGATATACATTTAATGCAGTTAATGTTCTGTTTTAAGGACTCATGCAAtcattatcaataaattaatCAAAAAAACTTGAACAAGATTTTTGAGTTTAGGGGATAATAACTAGAACAATGTCTCTCAATTTTTGATTGCCaaacaaattttggaaaatgatCATCAATGTTAACCGTTTCTAATTTTGTAGGAAAAACTTAAATTAGATTGATATAATTGTCTCGTTATttttatagtcaaatttcaattttagtacAATAAGttgaattgttttaaaatttagatAACATTTGACAGAACTTATAAACTGTTCAAAACTACTACACTCTTAAAATGTGTTTGgtaataattttttcaaacaACTTATTTTAAAAAGCAATCgaataatttgttttaaaaaaactttagGCGAACCGGAAGCGCTCCCTCTTTCAAACAAAGAGAAGATCCATAATGTTTTTGAAAAGATGTtattcaaacattttaattatccaaaaattcattgcatattttcttAAATTAACATTATACCCTGCACaaattttgattaatttttcgctaacaaaattttttaatatgaaaattacttgaataaattaataaatactgttaaatattttttataaaattttccaaaatataagaatttttctaaattataaatataaaatagttGTGTGTTTTTATAAGTTAAATGTGTATGATAAAGCTCTAAAACTATTTTCACagatatgtgtgtgtgtgtataactAGTGTTAGGATCAGGTTTAAAGTTTTCGAAATATTTGTGCATGAGATGATTCTCAAATCATACTCAACAGATGTTAACCGTAAAAGTTATTTTCTCGACTGGACATATACGATTGGAAACACAAGAGATTTTATGGAATTTCAAGAAACTAATTCTTATACGTCTTATCTTCTTCCACCCAAGAAGAATTTACTATAATACTTTGGTTAAACAATAATTTATACAAACCTACTTTAATTTAGGATATAATTAACACTTGACTAAATTTAAACTCCTAGTACAACACAAAAAAAATACTACTATAAAAATATGTGAATCATTCGATTCAATGGTCCAATTATTCACCAATTAATTCCTGAAAATTATATCAACATCGTAAATTCAATCATTTTTCTAAAACTCATAGTTATTCCAGCATATGACTATCAAGGTCACAATAATTCACCAATTAATTCCTGAAAATGATCTCATCATCATAAATCCAATCATTTTTCCGAAACTCATGATAGTTATTCTACCATAACTATATTTCAACTCGAAaactcactaaattaattatcaTAATCATGATAACATTTTAGCTCCTAATTATCGATGCTAAAGATTCATTTCCAAGTTTTGGTTAATCAAATTATACCTCAAAATCGGTGACTCCGGTACCTATACCaaaaatataacaataatcgatatttaataaattaaatcgagccaaaataaaataaaatcgaatACACTATTTTTACCCTCGGAATTACAGTCAAATCTCGAAGAAACGTGATAAGATCAAATCTAAACATTCAGAAATTCGAATCCAAACTCAAGTTGGATCGGTCCAGGCCCGGTTCTCTCGGTTCAAGGTAAGGGAGCCGGTTGTTCGTGGCTTTTCCGGTGGGTTCCCGAAGATTATAGTCCGAGATTTACATATCGAGGTTCAGTCTAAGCAAATAGGGATCAGAGCTAACATTTAGGTTTTGAAGAATGGTCTGAGGTAGGGTGCATATTTTTAGAGTAGGTATCCAGCGAGCCAACTTGTGACTTCAGCTTTAATGGCTCTAATgtaaaaataatctttattttaatattattttacgattttatccaattattagatttactttatctgtatactcatgcaagatgcatagataaagttatttaatatataataagtaCCATGAGGTATGCCTCTCAACTTATATCATGAAAGTTATTAAGAAATGTgtcatatattataaataagttcctagtcgaatcagcagCCTAAAATAAAGGTAAAGGTCGCTttagtttgagactagtatcggTAATGTgaacgtcatgtttcattggtaagggcatgAAGATGTCCATTTGTGAGAACCCAACAGCTTTAATGGCTCTAATgtaaaaataatctttattttaatattattttacgattttatccaattattagatttactttatctgtatactcatgcaagatgcatagataaagttatttaatatataataagtaCCATGAGGTATGCCTCTCAACTTATATCATGAAAGTTATTAAAAAATGTgtcatatattataaataagttcctagtcgaatcagcagCCTAAAATAAAGGTAAAGGTCGCTttagtttgagactagtatcggTAATGTgaacgtcatgtttcattggtaagggcatgaagatgtccatttgtgagaacccaaatttttggacacgtaattaattaaatatagacatgtataagaatttattttcgagttataataaattcgaaaatataaataatacatggaAATCGAAATCCGGTACAAGATACACGATAAATTAAGGCTGGACATCTActaaatttggaagaaaatattacacaCAAGGTAGATTTTCTGAACAAGGTAGTATCCTAATATTTAAGGAATGAGTATCTCGATAATTATGGAATAATTATCTCGAAATTATGGAAGaaatatcaatcgaattatggtagGATTTTTACATCACCCTTATAAATAGGAGGACCCTCTCATTCAgaatttacatgaatttttcgatttcctccccaaattttcgaaattttgctcctaaaattctgcacgagtcatcaaaattctttcgaagttcagaaattcgtttctctcGCTCAGTTGCTCGGAATCCAATCTCCACTGTTCAGAATATGCTTTGATATGTTTCGAATAACATATCTAAATTTCAGaaaaatccaacggttagttttttgtttatagCCTTTGCAAGAAAACTGCCCAGATTTTAGGCGAAAATTcagcatacctacggtttttGTTCATAAGCAGGTCAAAAAGACTTCCAAACTCGATCTTCatcgttcataatttatttaacataCTTGTGAACGTACCTTAAAAGTTTGAGCCCGATCCAGCGGTTCAATAAGGTGCAAGAAATTTTACAAGACGGCTGATTTTTTGGTAGATGTGATGTTGCGTTTTTGAAACATGATTCTTCTATGGTTTCAGAGTTCTTCACGTGTTCTTCCAGtataaggtaagtgggcttgttttaaaatatgttgcgTATGAATTATTTCATTTTCGAAAGTTTCGGTTGAGCACCTTCGCTCTGTTTCTACGTATTTTTGCGATTTTAGTACGTTACGtgttggcactgtgaggattccctgaaaatgggtgaaattccaacatatggccctttacggtgggatagaactgttttatggcctcgcccccttagaggattaaaacttagggactgatatcagtaacaATAGAAGGTGGAAAAATCGCAGTGCTGTTATGATATAAAAATGATGATATGTTACGAAAAGCAT
The Primulina tabacum isolate GXHZ01 chromosome 9, ASM2559414v2, whole genome shotgun sequence DNA segment above includes these coding regions:
- the LOC142504610 gene encoding uncharacterized protein LOC142504610 yields the protein MLAFVVFLLFLQGTLGELVCEQLPVGECSFSVAFSGYRCLLETFESTDGAVAYQCKTSQVMANRMDEYIESDECVRACGVDKSSVGISSDALLETRFTTQLCSQQCYQHCPNIVDLYYNLALAEGVFLPDLCKAQRLNTRRSMFQLLSSGAAAAASAPVSSASAPSSSSVDCAPPPM